Proteins encoded within one genomic window of Agelaius phoeniceus isolate bAgePho1 chromosome 9, bAgePho1.hap1, whole genome shotgun sequence:
- the NKX6-2 gene encoding homeobox protein Nkx-6.2, which yields MLAVGQMDANRQSAFVLSSAPLAALHNMAEMKTSLFPYALQNPSGFKAPALGGLNTQLPLGTPHGISDILGRPVGSASNLLGGLPRINGLAASAGMYFSPAAVSRYPKPLAELPGRPPIFWPGVVQGSPWRDPRLACPAQTGMVLDKDGKKKHSRPTFSGQQIFALEKTFEQTKYLAGPERARLAYSLGMTESQVKVWFQNRRTKWRKRHAAEMASAKKKHDSETEKLKESSDNEDDDEYNKPLDPNSDDEKITRLLKKHKSTNLSLVSPCSTSSDTL from the exons ATGTTAGCGGTGGGACAGATGGATGCTAATCGCCAGAGCGCATTCGTCCTTAGCAGTGCGCCGCTAGCCGCGCTGCACAACATGGCCGAGATGAAGACCTCCCTGTTCCCCTACGCCCTGCAGAACCCCTCCGGTTTCAAGGCACCGGCCCTGGGCGGACTCAACACGCAGCTCCCCTTGGGGACACCGCACGGAATAAGCGACATCCTGGGGCGGCccgtgggcagtgccagcaaccTTCTGGGCGGGCTGCCCCGCATCAACGGGCTGGCAGCCTCGGCCGGGATGTACTTCAGCCCCGCTGCCGTCTCCCGCTACCCGAAGCCTCTGGCGGAGCTGCCGGGACGGCCGCCCATTTTCTGGCCGGGAGTGGTGCAAGGCTCTCCCTGGAGAGATCCTCGGCTCGCCTGTCCCG CTCAGACGGGGATGGTTTTAGACAAGGACGGCAAGAAGAAACACTCTCGACCGACTTTCTCTGGGCAGCAAATATTCGCTTTAGAGAAAACCTTCGAACAGACGAAATACTTGGCAGGACCGGAGCGCGCCCGGCTCGCCTACTCCCTGGGGATGACTGAGAGCCAGGTGAAG GTTTGGTTCCAGAACAGACGGACCAAGTGGCGGAAGAGACACGCGGCAGAAATGGCCTCGGCAAAGAAGAAGCACGACTCGGAGACGGAGAAGCTGAAGGAGAGCTCGGACAATGAGGACGATGACGAATACAACAAGCCCCTGGACCCCAACTCAGACGATGAAAAAATCACGAGGCTATTGAAAAAGCACAAATCCACAAACCTGTCCCTCgtcagcccctgcagcaccagctcggATACGCTGTGA